ATCAAGTAACACTCAGTTTTGACGAAGTAGAAACGGCTGATATTAGTCACTAATTCAACTGTAAAGCAAAAAGCCCGGAAGCGTAACTTCCGGGCTTTTTTGTTTTTATTTGCCAGCCACACGTGGGATGGCAGGCAAATAATGGTTACGATGGTTTACGGAAAACAAGGTGATCATCAACACCAACATCGACAATGATCGTGTCTTTTGCCGCGAATTGACCTGCCAAAATTTGCTTTGCCAGTGGGTTTTCAATTTGCTGCTGAATGGCACGTTTAAGCGGTCTTGCACCATACACAGGGTCAAACCCGGCTTCACTAATTAAGGCAAGTGCTTCTGGAGTGAAGGCTAGCCCCATTTCCATGGCTGCTAAGCGTTTTTCCAATGATTGCATCTGAATCTTGGCAATATTTTGGATATGTTCTTTACCTAGTGAGTGGAAGACGACCACTTCATCGATCCGGTTAATGAATTCTGGGCGGAAGTGTAATTTCACTTCTCCCATCACCGCTTCTTTGACGCTTTGATAGTCTTCACCTGCCATTAGCTGAATGTGCTGAGAGCCAAGGTTCGAGGTCATCACTACCACGGTGTTTTTGAAGTCGACCGTTCTACCTTGCCCATCCGTTAAACGGCCATCATCTAATACTTGCAACAGAATGTTGAACACATCTGGATGCGCTTTTTCCACCTCATCTAATAAGATCACGCTATAAGGCTTGCGACGAACCGCTTCCGTGAGTGTGCCGCCTTCTTCGTAGCCGACATATCCAGGAGGTGCGCCAACTAAACGAGAGACGCTGTGTTTCTCCATGAATTCACTCATGTCGATACGGATGAGGTGTTCTTGGCTGTCGAATAAAAACTCCGCCAGTGTTTTACATAACTCGGTTTTACCCACGCCAGTTGGTCCAAGGAACAAGAATGAGCCATATGGGCGGTTCGGGTCAGACAAACCAGAGCGTGAGCGACGAATCGCATCGGCCACAAGGGTGACTGCCTCATCTTGCCCCACCACACGCTGGTGTAGTTTATCTTCCATGGCTAATAGTTTGTCTCGTTCACCTTGCATCATTTTAGCAACAGGGATGCCCGTTGCACGGCTAACCACTTCGGCAATTTCTTCCGCGCCGACTTGGGTGCGAACGAGTTGATTCTTTTTCTGTGTACCTTCAGCTGCTTCGGCCTGTTTAAGCTGCGCTTCTAGTTGTGGCAATTTTCCATATTGAATCTCACTCATTTTCTGCCAGTCGCCTTTACGGCGTGCGGCATCCATTTCTGCCTTTGCTTTTTCGACTTCTTCTTTTACTGCTTGCGAACCAACTACTTGCGCTTTTTCTGCTTTCCAGATTTCTTCTAAGTCATTGTATTCACGTTGTAAGCGGGTGATTTCCTCTTCTATTAAGCCAAGACGCTTTTGAGAGGCTTCATCTTTCTCTTTTTTCACCGCTTCGCGTTCAATTTTTAGTTGAATCAAGCGACGATCTAATTTGTCCATTGATTCTGGTTTGGAATCAATTTCCATCTTGATACGGGCAGCAGCTTCATCAATCAGATCAATCGCTTTGTCTGGTAAGAAGCGATCAGTAATGTATCGATGAGATAACTCAGCGGCAGCGACAATGGCGGGATCGGTAATATCGACACCATGGTGGATTTCATATTTTTCTTGCAGGCCGCGTAGAATTGCAATGGTATCTTCAACGCTTGGCTCAGAAACCAATACCTTCTGGAACCGTCTTTCTAGCGCGGCATCCTTTTCAATGTACTGGCGATACTCATCTAATGTGGTCGCGCCAATGCAATGTAGTTCTCCACGTGCTAGCGCTGGTTTTAGCATGTTACCCGCATCCATTGCGCCTTCCGCTTTGCCTGCGCCTACCATTGTGTGAATTTCATCAATAAACAAGATGGTATTGCCTTCATCCTTGGCTAGATCATTTAGCACAGATTTTAGGCGTTCTTCAAAGTCGCCACGGTATTTTGCTCCGGCCAATAATGCGGCAAGGTCTAAAACCAATAGTCGTTTAGATTTGAGTGATTCTGGCACTTCCTCATTCACGATCCGCTGTGCCAAGCCTTCTACAATCGCGGTTTTACCGACGCCTGGTTCACCAATTAATACAGGATTATTCTTGGTGCGGCGTTGTAGTACCTGGATAGCTCTACGGATTTCATCATCTCGTCCAATCACAGGGTCTAGCTTGCCTTGGCGTGCACGTTCTGTCAGATCTAAAGTGTACTTTGCCAAAGCTTCGCGGTTTGATTCCGCATCTTGGCTATTGACTTGATCTGAACCGCGAATGGCTTCAATCGCCGCTTCAATAGCAGACTTTACGCCTCCATTGGATTTAAGCAGCTTTCCGGTTTCACCTTTGTCATCTAGCAAAGCAAGGATGAACATCTCGCTAGCGATAAATTGATCGCCACGCTTCATTGCCGCTTTATCCGTTAGGTTAAGCAAGTTGCCAAGGTCGCGAGACACGGTGATTTCGCCACCATTGCCTTCTACTGTTGGTAGACGCTCGATTGAGGAGGCCAATTCTCTTTGTAGCGCAGCGGTATTGACGCCAGCTTTTGCTAATAAGCCTTGAATGCCCGCTTCACGGTCTTGAAGCATGGCAAGTAATAAGTGTTGTGGTTCGATAAAACCGGCATCATTTGCCAAAGCCAAACTCTGTGCGTCTGCAAATGCTTGTTGAAATTTAGTTGTTAGTTTGTCAAAGCGCATGGTTCATACTCCTTGTTAATCTCTTTGAATTACATATCGGGATGTACCAAAGAATTTTCAACAGGGGGAAGTTGACTATTCTCAAAAGTTCTTCAAAGAAGCTTCCTAAACGGGATGAACATCGGTTGTGATAAAATAGCTGCAACTATATGGATGTACTCGAATGACCCAAATACCCGAAATTAAGCCGCAGCAATCGATTGAGCTACTAAAAGCGCTACATATCTTAACGCGTGACGGAAAGCTTAATCAGGACACCCGTCGAAAGTTAAAGCAGGTTTATCACCTGTATCAATTCATTGAGCCGCTCATGGCGGATGTGCTCAACGAACGGCAAACGGTTGTGTTGGCAGATCATGGGGCAGGGAAGTCTTACCTTGGGTTTATTCTTTATGATTTATTTCTAAAAGATAAACCGCTTGGCCATGTGTACGGCATTGAGACTCGCCCAGAGCTGGTTGAGCGTTCTGTGGAGTTGGCAAACCGACTTGGGTTTGATCGCATGGGGTTCTTGAACTTATCGGTTGAAGAGTCGATTACTTCTACAGATTTACCTGCTCAAGTCGACATTATCACCGCCTTACATGCATGTAATACGGCGACGGATGATGCCATTCGCTTTGCATTGGCGAAAGAGGCGAAATACATTGTGTTAGTACCTTGTTGCCAGGCAGAGATGGCAGGAGTATTAAGACAGAAGAAAAATGAGACCTTTGGTAAAACACCGCTTTCTGAAATTTGGCGCCACCCGATTCACACCAGAGAATTTGGTAGCCATTTGACCAATGTTTTACGTTGTTTGTTACTAGAGTCAAAAGGCTATCAGGTAACGGTAACCGAGCTGGTTGGCTGGGAGCATTCAATGAAAAATGAATTAATCATCGCTAAAAAAACCAACAGCGGTAAAGCCAGTGCCAGACAAAGGCAAGAAGCGATCATTGAAGAAATGAACCTAGGTGAACTTCGAGATAGGTTTATTTACTAAGCCGAGTAGCAAAATGAATAAAACGGTGACCTTGCTCGTCTGTGTGAATCAGCGCCTAACAGACCAAAAACCTAGCTGTGGAGCGAGCGGAAGTAAAGCGCTTTTGGCTGCACTCAAACCTTTGGTGAAAGAACATGGTTTGAATGTTGGACCGATCTCTTGCTTAGGCTTATGTGAGAAAGGACCCAATGTCAGGTTGGTGCCTGCTGGCCCCGTTTTTCATCATGTTACTCCAGAAAAATTAAATGCCTTAGTTGTAAAGGCTGTTGAATTTAAAGAAAACTTAGAAAAGCCAGACTAAGTTGTATTGCGTAGCTAAAGGACACTGAATTCATGAGTTATCACCTCCCCCCATTGCATCTGATTGCCGTCCAGGTTGGTCTAGCGCTAGCTGAGGATATTGGTCAAGCGGATTGGACTGCGATGCTTATTCCAGAAGGGCGTCAAGGGGTTGCCTCCGTGATTGTTCGTGAAGAGGCGGTGATTTGTGGTCAAGTATGGTTTGATGCCTGCTGCCAACAGGTTGATCCTGAAATTTCGGTTAAGTGGTGTGTGGCAGAGGGTGAAAAGGTTGCCCCTGAAACCTTAATTTGTGAATTAACGGGGCCTGCAAGATCATTACTAACTGCAGAGAGAAGTGCGCTTAACTTCCTGCAAACTTTATCGGGCGTAGCGACAGAGGTCCGTCGATATGCAGATTTGGTTGCCCATTTGCCTGTGAAGGTGATGGATACGCGTAAAACACTCCCTGGTTTGCGTTTGGCGCAGAAATATGCCGTAAGAGTTGGTGGCGGAGTCAATCAACGTGTCGGTTTGTACGATGGTATTTTGATTAAAGAAAATCACATTATGGCCGCTGGCTCAATTGCTGCTGCAGTGAAGGCCGCCCAAGAGTTAAATGCAGGTGTATCGATTCAAGTGGAAGTCGAAACCCTTGATGAATTAAACGAAGCCTTAGCGGCTGGCGTGAAGTTAATCTTGTTGGATAACATGACGCTAGAGCAGATGAAAGAGGCTGTTCGTGTAACAAACGGACGTGCCCAATTAGAAGCATCTGGTAATGCAACGATCGATAAACTAGTGAGGTTAGCCGAAACCGGTGTGGATCGTATCTCTATTGGTGCATTAACCAAACACGTACGCGCAACCGATTTCTCGATGAGATTTCAGTCCAAGTAATCTATTGCACGTTAAATCGTGAATACAAAAAAGCCAGCTAGAAGCTGGCTTTTTCTTAGACCAAAGAGGCTAGTTAGGCATCTTAGTGATGATGGTCGTGGTTAGGGTCGTGTGCGTGACCGTGCTCTAACTCATCTTTCGTTGCATCACGAACTTCAACCACTTTTGCTTTGAAGCGTAGTGTTTTGCCTGCTAGTGGATGGTTGCCATCAAGCACAACTTGTTTGTTTTCGATAGAAACAACAGTGAAAACCATTAGTTCGCCGGTTTCATCATCGTCAGCTTCAAACATCATGCCAACTTCGATATCTTCTGGGAACAAGTCAGCTGGTTCGCGACGGATCAAGGTCTCGTCGTATTCACCAAATGCGAATTCTGGCACCATGGTCACGTCAATATCGTCACCAACGGTTTTGCCGTGAAGGGCTTCTTCTACTTGAGGGAAAATGCCATCATAACCACCGTGTAGATAAACCATCGGTGTTTCGCTAGCATCTAGTAACTCATCTTGTGCGTCAAACATTTCATAGCTCAGAGAAACGACGCTGTCTTTTTTGATCTGCATTCCAAATCCTTAATAACGGTTTTGATGGAGAAAGTCTCCTCAACAACTTGAATCGCAAACCGTGTTCGTCCGGAAGTGCAGCGTAGTAAAGACCTAAACATCTGGCTTTGCCGTCGAACGGAGTCAATTCAAATAAGATGGTACACATTACACTTTAACATGTGATGACAAAATGTAGGCAAACCAACTGCCGCTATTTTAGCCTAAATCAAGCGGTTTTCTCCTCAAAAATATATAATTGATGCATGAATACACAAAATTTATCTCCTATTCCCGCGCTTGATCAGCCACTAGATTTGCTTGGTGGATTAACGGTTAGGCAATTTTTAGACGAATACTGGCAAAAGAAACCGCTATACATTCCTAATGCGATTGCCGGCTTTGAGGATCTTGTCACCTTTGAGCAATTGGTTCAGTTTGCCGCGCAAGACGATGTTATCTCTCGCTTGGTGACCCACAAGGGCGATGACTGGCAATTAGCTCATGGGCCGCTTGCCAAAAAGCAATTTGCTAAATTGCCAAAATCAGACTGGGCAATGTTAGTGCAAAACCTCAATCACTTATTGCCAGAAGCGAATGCTTTATTGCAAAGGTTTAACTTTATTCCCTATGCACGACTTGATGACTTAATGATTAGTTGGGCGCCAACAGGTGGTGGAGTAGGGCCTCATTTCGATAGCTATGATGTGTTTTTACTACAAGGTAGCGGCGAAAAGCGCTGGCAAATCAGTAGTAACTGTGACAAGGCGTTAATTCCGGATATTCCGCTCAGAATCTTGTCTAACTTTACACATGAACATGAGTGGACATTAAAAGCTGGCGATATGCTTTATCTACCACCGCATTGTGCTCACTATGGCACTCAGTTATCCCCTGGAACGACTTATTCGATTGGATTTAGAACCCCAAGCCATCAAGAATTAGCCACAGAATTTTTAATGTATGCGGCAGATAACTTAAAGATGGAGGGCATGTATGCTGATCCTGACCTAAAGCCACAAACTAACCCAGGTCAAATTGGGGATGAAATGATTGCTAAGTGCCGACATATCCTTTCTCAAATTCAGTGGGATGACGTAGTGATTGGTCAGTTTTTAAGCGGCTATTTGTCCGAACCTAAGCAGCACGTGTGGTTTGAAGAGCCAGAATATGCATTAGAAGAAGATGAATTTGCCGAAGCGCTACAAGCCAATGGCTTGGTTCTCAATGAAAAAAGCACTTGCTTGTATTTTGGTGATGTCGCTAGCTTTAATGGCGAGCCTGTACCGGATGATTTTTCGGCATTAGATGCATTGCATCAAATGGCGGATCGCCGAGGCTTGCCACCGGCAGAATATGATGAACTATTCATTAGCTGGTTGCATGAACTCTATTTGAATGGATGGGTACACATCAATGACGAATGATGCCGCATCTGGGGGTATGGCAACACGTGTTTTAACCACTAGCTATGGTGAGTTAGATGATGCGATGTTGTCGATACTTACCCATGCTAGGCAGCATATCAAAATCTTAAGTATGGCTTGGGATTATCCCCTTTTAGAGCGGAAATCCTTTGCTGATGCGCTAGAAAACTATCTGCGGGCTTCAAGGCTCCACCTTTGCCAGATTGTATTGATGGATGCGACTTCTGCTGAAAGAAATGCGGAAAGATTAAAGCGATTGGTCCGCTTATTTTCTGATCAATTGCAAGTGCATACACCAGGAAGGCAATTAGCAAATATTCAAGACAATTTTATCTTGGTTGATGGCGCTCATTTAGTAAGACAACTGCATTACGCCCAACCGCGTACAGTTGCTATTGGGAATGATAAAAAAGCGGTTAAACCGTATGAATTAGCATTCGAGACGCTTTGGGAGTCATCACATGTAGCTATTCATGCAACAGTGTTGGGTCTATGACAAAGTTTTTAAAAAAAGCTATTTTCTTTTTCAGTAACCATGGTAGAATTCGCCAGTCGATCGGCACTGTTGCTGGTGAAATATCTATTGCTAAACTGGGTACGGTCGCTTTTGTCCAATCCGATTTTGTTCGTAACTAGACTAAGGGTATTCAAATGAAACTATCCGTTATCGTAGCCGCTTTGTTGGCCGCACTTGCTTTGGCAGCTTGCAAAAAAGAAGAGCCAGCTTCTGAAGCTCCAGCTTCTGAAGTAGTAGCTTCTGAAGCTCCAGCATCTGAAGCACCAGCTTCTGAAGCACCAGCATCTGAAGCTCCAGCTTCTGAAGCAGCTGCATCTGAAGCACCAGCATCTAACTAATTTTAGTTAGTTGTCTGTAAAAAAGCCGGCCGTATGGTCGGCTTTTTGTTTTTGATGTTTAATTATTTGTATTTTATTTGTAATTCTTGCTAGATTATTTTGGTCGGCGCTTTAATTTAAATATCATTAAATTTCTAATTAAATCATTCATATAGATGCAAAAAAGCCGATTAAATAACCGGCTTTTTGTTAGTGAATACCTGATGCGTTAAATGCCTAGTTGATCCCATATTTCATCTATGTGTTTTTTTATTTCCGGCTTCATTATGATGGGGGTTCCCCACTCTCTAAATGTTTCTCCTGGCCATTTGTTTGTGGCATCTAACCCCATCTTACTGCCAAGTCCTGAGACTGGGCTCGCAAAGTCAAGATAGTCAATTGGTGTGTGGTCAACTAGGGTGGTATCTCTAGATGGGTCCATGCGTGTGGTAATTGCCCACATCACTTCTTTCCAGTCTCGTGTGTTTACATCGTCATCAACTACCACGATAAATTTTGTATACATAAACTGGCGTAAATAACTCCAGATACCAAACATCACTCTTTTTGCATGTCCAGGGTATTGTTTCTTAATTGAAACAACCGCCATTCGGTAAGAGCAGCCTTCTGGCGGCAGATAAAAATCTACAATTTCTGGAAATTGCTTTTGTAAAATGGGTACAAAGACTTCGTTTAGCGCAACACCAAGCACGGCGGGTTCATCGGGCGGTTTACCCGTGTAAGTACTGTGATAAATTGGGTTTTCACGCATGGTGATGCGATCTATTGTAAATACCGGGAAACGATCTTGCTCATTGTAGTAACCCGTGTGATCACCATATGGCCCTTCTAGTGCAGATTCAAAGCCACTTGCATCATTGGCATCAGGATAAATATGGCCTTCTAATACAATTTCTGCATTAGCCGGAACTTGTAGTTCGCTGCCAATGCATTTAACGAGTTCTGTCTTGCTTCCACGTAATAGTCCAGCAAATTGGTATTCGGATAAAGTATCCGGCACCGGGGTCACTGCGCCTAAAATGGTAGCGGGGTCACAACCTAGCACAACAGCAACAGGGTAGGGTGTGTTTGGAAATTGTTTGGCGTGCTCTCTAAAATCTAATGCACCACCTCTGTGAGCAAGCCAACGCATGATAACTTTATTTTTATCAATGACTTGTTGACGATAAATACCTAGGTTTTGGCGTTTTTTATTTGGACCTTTGGTAACGACCAATCCCCATGTGATCAACGGGGCGATATCGCCTGGCCAACAGTGCTGAATGGGAATGTCATTTAAATCAACATCATTACCTTCCAGCACAATCTCTTGGCAGGCGCCTTTTCGAAGCACTTTCGGTGCCATATTCCATACTTGCTTCAAAATAGGGAGTTTTTCCCATGCGTCTTTCAGGCCTTTTGGAGGTTCTGGTTCTTTTAGGTAGGCAAGTAGTTTGCCAATTTCTCTTAGAGAGCTAACTGACTCCGCGCCCATTCCCATGGCCACCCGCTTTGGCGTGCCAAATAAGTTGGTTAGAACGGGCATGGATGGTTTGCCGTTCTTGGTAATATGTGTGGGATTTGTAAAGAGTAAGGCAGGTCCTTCATGTCTCAGAACTCGGTCCGAAATTTCGGTCATTTCTAGGTTAGGAGACACCGGATGGCTGATTCGTTTTAATTCACCCTGTGCTTCAAGCTGCTTCATGAAGTCTCTTAGATCATGGTATTGCATGTAGCAATCTTTCTAATATTCAACTTGGTGCTATTGTAACGAAACCCAATCAAAACCGCTGCTTTGTGTGGCGATAATGGTTTCACAGTCGATGATATCCGTCGTTTCAATCAATGCTTTGACGAGCATTGGCTGGTTATTTTCTTTGCTTAGATGTGCCGCCACCAGAATTTGAAGTTCCGAGGTATCTAATTTTCTTAATAAGTGGATTGCTTGTTGGTTAGATAAATGACCAAACTTTCCACCAATTCTGTGCTTGAGCGAAGGAGGGTACTTGCTGTGAATCAACATGTCCTCATCGTGGTTAAATTCGAGCACTAAACCATCTAATTGGTTGAGTCTCTCAATGATGTTAGGCGTGCTGCAGCCAACATCGGTGAGAATCCCTAGTCGTAAGTGTCCGCTCTGAACCACATACTGTGTAGGTTCTTTTGCGTCGTGTGGGACGGTAAATGGTTCGACACTAAAAGGACCAATTTGAATAGGGCTTGCTTCATGACTATCAAATGGCTGCATTCGCAGCAGCTTTTCCGATATACGAGGTGCGCCATTAAAGGTGCCAAAACTTGCAAAAACAGGTATGTGATAGCGATTAGCTAATTTATCTACACCGCTAATATGATCTGCGTGCTCGTGGGTAATGAAAATACCAAGAATCGACGCGGGCGGAATTTGTTTGCTTTCAAGCCGAGCTTGCATTTCTTTCCAGCCAAAACCGCAATCGATCATGATGTATTGATCATGAGATTGTATGACTAGTGAGTTGCCTTCGCTGCCGCTACCTAAAGAGCAAAATTTCATTTCGTGTAAATATCAGGTGGATAAAAAAACGCGGCTTGCGCCGCGTTTTTTGGGGTTGGCTTTAAGCTTAACGAAGCTGTTCAAATAGAATGCCTGTCAATTTCTTGCCAATTTCAGAAGTTTCTGCCGCGCCATTCTTGTCTTGGACAAGTACTTTGCTTGCATTATCTCCATCGCCACGCACCGCGATGCGATATTGAATTACTTCTGGTTTTTTCTTGTCGTCATTGCTTCCCCATAACCAAGAGAACCAGCCGTCACCGGAGCTCTCTGGTTTTTGTTCATCTTTGTAGCTAACAAAGTAAACACCATCGGTACGGTTTCTATCTACAACGGTAAAGCCACTACGATCAAGTACTAGACCTACACGGCGCCATGCACGATCAAAGCCTTCGTCAAGTTGTACATAAGCACTGTTATCTGCTTTTACAATCTTAGCGCGCTGTATTGATGCATTTTGTTTTGCCTCTAGTGCTTGTTTAGCTGCATTTTCTTCCATGCCTAGACGAATCATTAGGCGGTTCATCATTTCCGCTTCTAGCTCTGGTTCTGCTGGACGAGGTTGCCAAACGGTAGAAGATGTGCCGTTGCCACTTTTTTCTACATAAGCTTCATACATGCCGCGATGAGAAATGTAGATTTCCGTTTTGCCATCCGCGCGTCTTTCCATGCGAGTGCGGAACTTGTCACGCTCATCAGTCGAGTAGGCACTATCAAACCATTTGCCAAATGTATTGCGAATGATGTCATCTGGAATGTTCGCTCTGTTTTCTGCCCAGTCTGTTTCCATGATGCCAGTAGTTGGCTCATCCACTTTGATGATAAACCCTAACTCTTGCCAGAAATCTTTGATTGGTAACCAAAGTTGATCTGGCGTTGCATCGACAACAAGCCAGCGTGTATTGCCGGTTTTTTCAACTGCGACTTTATTCACCTTCGGTAAGATGGTGGTATCTGTCGAGGTTGCTGCAACTTGGGTACCATCTGCATAGGTGTTGAATGATGCAGTACCCCCACGATTTACTTCTGGCATGGCAAAGCGATTGTCATAGCTTGGCTTGCTCAAGTCGGGAGGAACATCCAGTCCTGGTGCTTCGCCAGCGCTTCGGTAATCAATTTTTTTACCTTGAAATAGCGAACTGCTACAACCAGATAGTAATAAAGCGAGTAACAGGCAACTTGGAATCAGTTTCTTGCTTGAGCGCATGCACATCTTTCTTTGTTAAGTAATCGAGAGGGCGTTGAGTGCCAACAATGATTAATTACGGTTTTACAATTAATTCGCCAGCTTTTGCGATGGCAGATTGAACTGCCGCTTGGCCTGCTTCGGTCAATGGGGTTAGTGGCAAACGAATGCCGTGTTTCATTAAACCAAGTTCTGCGGCGGCCCATTTCACTGGAATTGGATTTGCTTCAACAAACAATTTGGTATGTAAGCCAAATAGTCCATCATTGATACGGCGTGCTTCAGCAATATTGCCACTACGAGCGGCAACACATAAGTCGTGCATTGCTTTTGGGGCAACGTTGGCTGTCACAGAAATCACACCATGACCACCTAGCAACATAAACGGCAGCGCAGTTGCATCATCACCAGTGTACATCGCAAATGTTTCAGGCACACGTGCAATAAGGTCTGTTGCACGCGCTAGATCTGCGGTTGCATCTTTGATACCGATGATGTTTGGAAGTTGAGCTAGACGAACAACGGTGTCGTTATGAAGATCCGCAACCGTACGACCTGGTACGTTGTATAAAATCACTGGAATGTCTACTGCTTCAACAATCGCCTTGAAGTGCTGATATAGACCTTCTTGGGTAGGTTTGTTGTAGTAAGGTACAACAGATAAGCAGGCACTTGCACCCGCTGATTTCGCTGCTTTTGTCAGTGCAATCGCTTCGTGGGTAGAGTTAGCTCCGGTGCCTGCAATAATTGGAAGGCGACCTTTTGCATGTTCTACTGCAAAACGAATTAGTTCGATATGTTCTTCAACGGTGACAGTTGGTGATTCACCTGTCGTGCCCACAACGACCAAGCCGTCAGACTTCTGTTCGATGTGAAATTCAATCAGTTGGCGGAACGCCTCGAAATCGAGCGAACCGTCTTCGTGCATGGGGGTCACAATTGCAACAAGACTGCCGGTCAGCATGGTAGAAATCTTCCAGATAAAATTAATAATATTATGGCACTTACCCAGTGTGCATCAAAGTGCGCGAGCGTGTCTCTGTCTCTAAACTGGGTAAACACTAAAAGACCATAGTGTAACCGAATCATATTACAAGAGAAAATACCGTTGTTCACCAAGAGTCTGAATTGCTTGGGTAAATATGCTAGAATTTACACATTTGATTAACAGATTCAGGGATTTAAGCAAAAGCTTACACCTGAATGGCAGATTTAATAGAGGAAATTCAAGTTGCTAAGTTCCAATAGCGTAACGATGCAGTTCGGCGCCAAACCACTATTCGAGAAGGTGTCGGTAAAGTTTGGTGACGGTAACCGTTATGGTCTGATCGGTGCGAATGGTGCCGGTAAGTCAACTTTTATGAAAATTTTAGGCGGTGATTTGGAGCCTTCTCACGGTAATGTGAGTTTAGATCCGGGTGAGCGCTTAGGTAAATTGAAGCAGGATCAATTTGCTTACGAAGATTCGCGAGTGCTAGATGTGGTGATGATGGGCCACCTAGAAATGTGGGCAGCTAGAGAAGAGCGTGATGCGATTTACGCCAATTTAGAAGCCACTGAAGATGACTACATGCGTGCAGCTGAGTTGGAAACGCGCTTCGGTGAAATGGGCGGCTATGATGCAGAAGCACGTGCTGGTGCATTGCTAATTGGTGCTGGCATCCCTGAGTCTTTGCATACAGGCCCAATGAGTGAAGTGGCGCCCGGTTTTAAACTACGTGTCCTGCTAGCTCAAGCGTTGTTCTCTAACCCTGATGTGTTGTTGCTTGACGAACCAACCAACAACTTGGACATCAATACGATTCGTTGGCTAGAAGAAGTGCTAAATAGCCGTGAGTCGACCATGATTATTATTTCTCACGATCGTCACTTCTTGAACTCTGTGTGTACTCACATTGCTGACTTGGATTATGGTGAAGTTCGTGTCTATCCTGGTAATTACGACGATTATATGTTGGCGTCTAGTGAAGCACGTGCTCGACTAATTACGGATAACGCAAAAGCAAAAGAGAAAGTGGCTGAACTGCAGGCATTTGCGGCACGTTTTGCAGCAAACAAATCAAAATCCCGCCAAGCGACTTCTCGTTTGCGTTTAGCGGACAAAATTAAGTCTGAGATGGTGACAGTGAAGCCTTCTTCACGTCAGAACCCATACATTCGTTTTGAACCAGATGACAAGAATAAACTTCACCGTCAAGCAGTTGAAATGACGAGTGTGTCTAAGTCTTTTGACAAAGCGTTGTTTAAAGATTTGAATCTGATCGTTGAAGCAGGCCAAAAGATTGCAGTGATTGGCCCTAACGGTGCGGGTAAAACCACATTGCTACGTACTTTAGTTGGCGAAGTGGCGCCGGATCATGGTGGCATTAAGTGGGCAGAAAAAGCGCAAGTAGGTTACTTTGCGCAGGATCATGCTGCTGACTTTGATACCGAT
The genomic region above belongs to Leeia speluncae and contains:
- a CDS encoding DUF7931 domain-containing protein — translated: MTNDAASGGMATRVLTTSYGELDDAMLSILTHARQHIKILSMAWDYPLLERKSFADALENYLRASRLHLCQIVLMDATSAERNAERLKRLVRLFSDQLQVHTPGRQLANIQDNFILVDGAHLVRQLHYAQPRTVAIGNDKKAVKPYELAFETLWESSHVAIHATVLGL
- a CDS encoding MBL fold metallo-hydrolase, translated to MKFCSLGSGSEGNSLVIQSHDQYIMIDCGFGWKEMQARLESKQIPPASILGIFITHEHADHISGVDKLANRYHIPVFASFGTFNGAPRISEKLLRMQPFDSHEASPIQIGPFSVEPFTVPHDAKEPTQYVVQSGHLRLGILTDVGCSTPNIIERLNQLDGLVLEFNHDEDMLIHSKYPPSLKHRIGGKFGHLSNQQAIHLLRKLDTSELQILVAAHLSKENNQPMLVKALIETTDIIDCETIIATQSSGFDWVSLQ
- a CDS encoding cupin domain-containing protein, with amino-acid sequence MNTQNLSPIPALDQPLDLLGGLTVRQFLDEYWQKKPLYIPNAIAGFEDLVTFEQLVQFAAQDDVISRLVTHKGDDWQLAHGPLAKKQFAKLPKSDWAMLVQNLNHLLPEANALLQRFNFIPYARLDDLMISWAPTGGGVGPHFDSYDVFLLQGSGEKRWQISSNCDKALIPDIPLRILSNFTHEHEWTLKAGDMLYLPPHCAHYGTQLSPGTTYSIGFRTPSHQELATEFLMYAADNLKMEGMYADPDLKPQTNPGQIGDEMIAKCRHILSQIQWDDVVIGQFLSGYLSEPKQHVWFEEPEYALEEDEFAEALQANGLVLNEKSTCLYFGDVASFNGEPVPDDFSALDALHQMADRRGLPPAEYDELFISWLHELYLNGWVHINDE
- the ubiD gene encoding 4-hydroxy-3-polyprenylbenzoate decarboxylase encodes the protein MQYHDLRDFMKQLEAQGELKRISHPVSPNLEMTEISDRVLRHEGPALLFTNPTHITKNGKPSMPVLTNLFGTPKRVAMGMGAESVSSLREIGKLLAYLKEPEPPKGLKDAWEKLPILKQVWNMAPKVLRKGACQEIVLEGNDVDLNDIPIQHCWPGDIAPLITWGLVVTKGPNKKRQNLGIYRQQVIDKNKVIMRWLAHRGGALDFREHAKQFPNTPYPVAVVLGCDPATILGAVTPVPDTLSEYQFAGLLRGSKTELVKCIGSELQVPANAEIVLEGHIYPDANDASGFESALEGPYGDHTGYYNEQDRFPVFTIDRITMRENPIYHSTYTGKPPDEPAVLGVALNEVFVPILQKQFPEIVDFYLPPEGCSYRMAVVSIKKQYPGHAKRVMFGIWSYLRQFMYTKFIVVVDDDVNTRDWKEVMWAITTRMDPSRDTTLVDHTPIDYLDFASPVSGLGSKMGLDATNKWPGETFREWGTPIIMKPEIKKHIDEIWDQLGI
- the bamC gene encoding outer membrane protein assembly factor BamC gives rise to the protein MRSSKKLIPSCLLLALLLSGCSSSLFQGKKIDYRSAGEAPGLDVPPDLSKPSYDNRFAMPEVNRGGTASFNTYADGTQVAATSTDTTILPKVNKVAVEKTGNTRWLVVDATPDQLWLPIKDFWQELGFIIKVDEPTTGIMETDWAENRANIPDDIIRNTFGKWFDSAYSTDERDKFRTRMERRADGKTEIYISHRGMYEAYVEKSGNGTSSTVWQPRPAEPELEAEMMNRLMIRLGMEENAAKQALEAKQNASIQRAKIVKADNSAYVQLDEGFDRAWRRVGLVLDRSGFTVVDRNRTDGVYFVSYKDEQKPESSGDGWFSWLWGSNDDKKKPEVIQYRIAVRGDGDNASKVLVQDKNGAAETSEIGKKLTGILFEQLR